A window of Lentibacillus sp. Marseille-P4043 contains these coding sequences:
- a CDS encoding ABC transporter ATP-binding protein, whose amino-acid sequence MIEFKNVTKVYSDGTEALNDFSLQVNSGELVTLIGPSGCGKTTTMKMINRLIEPTSGSIYINGKNINDYNIHELRWNIGYVLQEIALFPHLTIEENIAVVPEMKKWKRNKIRERSMELLEMVGLDPSTYQKRMPSELSGGEQQRIGVIRALAANPDIILMDEPFSALDPISREQLQHDIRALQKEIKKTIVFVTHDMDEAMAIGDKVCLMRNGKIVQVDSPQQLILHPATPFVKDFIGERKSPWQTAIDVIADQSNDRVITKNEFEHQTYNATGTSIIRDEHNMYYGATTNGVFHETRTLENDLPLYKATEIIQSSDQTLFPVVKEQRLVGVLSDKDIVAFLKSKTKMENGVIQ is encoded by the coding sequence TTGATTGAATTTAAAAATGTAACGAAAGTATATTCTGATGGTACAGAGGCGTTAAATGATTTTTCCCTTCAGGTTAATAGTGGGGAATTAGTAACATTAATTGGACCAAGTGGTTGTGGAAAGACAACGACAATGAAAATGATTAATCGTTTAATCGAACCTACTTCCGGATCAATTTACATAAACGGTAAAAATATTAATGACTATAACATTCATGAATTGCGCTGGAATATTGGCTATGTTTTGCAAGAAATTGCCTTATTTCCACACCTGACAATTGAAGAGAATATTGCGGTTGTGCCAGAAATGAAAAAGTGGAAACGGAATAAAATACGAGAACGCAGCATGGAATTGTTGGAAATGGTCGGACTTGATCCATCTACATATCAGAAGCGAATGCCTAGTGAGTTATCAGGTGGCGAGCAGCAACGTATCGGAGTAATCCGTGCATTGGCAGCAAATCCAGACATTATATTAATGGACGAGCCTTTTAGTGCACTGGATCCAATTAGTCGGGAACAACTGCAGCATGATATTCGAGCATTACAAAAAGAAATTAAAAAGACAATCGTATTTGTCACGCATGATATGGATGAAGCGATGGCAATCGGTGATAAAGTATGTTTAATGCGCAATGGAAAAATCGTTCAAGTTGATTCACCACAACAGTTAATCTTACATCCAGCAACACCATTTGTTAAAGATTTCATTGGTGAGCGCAAATCACCATGGCAAACAGCGATCGATGTTATTGCGGATCAATCAAATGATCGTGTTATTACCAAAAACGAATTTGAGCATCAAACATACAATGCAACTGGTACATCGATTATTAGGGATGAGCACAACATGTACTATGGTGCTACAACAAATGGGGTGTTCCATGAAACGAGAACACTTGAAAATGATCTGCCCCTCTATAAGGCAACGGAAATCATTCAATCTAGTGATCAAACATTATTTCCTGTCGTTAAAGAACAAAGATTAGTGGGAGTATTAAGCGATAAGGATATCGTGGCATTTCTAAAAAGTAAAACAAAAATGGAAAACGGGGTGATTCAATAA
- a CDS encoding CoA-binding protein yields the protein MENPTNDTIKDVLQNAKTIAVVGLSDNPERTSYQISKRMQENGYQIIPVNPKVDEVLGEKAYPSLTAIDQKFDIINVFRRSEFLPDIAREAALTDANVLWAQQGVANQEAYDYLQERDFTVIMDLCIKVAHSVLIGNKQ from the coding sequence ATGGAAAATCCTACAAATGATACTATAAAAGACGTGTTACAGAATGCAAAGACAATAGCTGTTGTTGGTTTGTCTGATAATCCAGAACGTACATCCTATCAAATTTCCAAACGGATGCAGGAAAACGGCTATCAGATTATTCCTGTGAACCCTAAGGTTGATGAGGTTTTAGGTGAAAAAGCGTATCCGTCCTTAACAGCTATTGATCAGAAATTTGATATTATAAATGTATTTCGTCGATCAGAATTTTTGCCAGACATAGCAAGGGAAGCCGCCCTTACAGACGCAAACGTATTATGGGCCCAGCAAGGTGTAGCAAACCAAGAGGCATATGACTATTTGCAGGAACGTGATTTTACAGTAATCATGGACCTCTGCATAAAGGTTGCACATTCTGTATTAATTGGGAATAAACAGTAA
- the plsY gene encoding glycerol-3-phosphate 1-O-acyltransferase PlsY, whose protein sequence is MEYIVFAIIAYLLGSIPSALIVGKLGYKLDIREHGSGNLGATNTFRVLGVKAGIMVTLSDILKGTIATLLPLLVEADVYRLAIGLFAVIGHTYPLFAKFKGGKAVATSGGIILGVSPLLFISMVVTFLLALYLSKYVSLSSMITGIVSVIVAFLLQEDIGLIIVVAALTIFVFYRHKENIKRIKNKTEPKIKWM, encoded by the coding sequence ATGGAATATATTGTATTTGCTATTATTGCGTATCTCTTAGGTTCTATCCCATCAGCACTAATTGTCGGCAAACTAGGATATAAATTAGATATCCGCGAACATGGAAGCGGTAACTTAGGTGCAACCAATACGTTTCGGGTATTAGGTGTAAAAGCAGGAATTATGGTTACACTATCCGATATTCTTAAAGGAACAATCGCAACATTGCTACCGTTATTGGTTGAAGCAGATGTTTATCGGTTAGCCATAGGACTGTTTGCTGTTATTGGTCATACATATCCACTATTTGCAAAATTTAAAGGTGGTAAAGCTGTTGCGACTTCTGGTGGGATAATTTTAGGTGTAAGCCCATTATTATTTATTAGTATGGTCGTCACTTTTTTGCTAGCGTTATATTTGTCCAAATATGTATCCCTTTCCTCGATGATAACAGGTATTGTGTCCGTCATTGTGGCTTTTCTTCTCCAGGAAGATATAGGGCTAATCATTGTAGTTGCAGCATTAACAATCTTTGTTTTCTATCGACATAAAGAGAACATCAAACGCATCAA
- a CDS encoding ABC transporter permease/substrate-binding protein, translating to MDAFISVFEKRQDTLVETIWEHLQLSLLSLIIAIVIAVPLGLILTRYQRVAEPIIGMSAIMQTIPSLAVLALLIPFFGIGTTPAIIALTAYGLLPILRNTYTGIMEVDPALKEAATGMGMNSFKRLTKVELPIAMPVIMAGVRTSMVLIVGTTTIAALIGAGGLGELILLGLDRGADINLILLGAIPAALLAIILDFILRGFERVSKRSGFKSFIAMLIIAVLVVASPLIFHSGKKADLVIGAKLGAEPAILINMYKLLIEENTDLNVKLEPGLGKTAFVFDALKEGSIDIYPEFTGTAIVTHLEQKANSNDPNEVYEQAKQGMKEQYDMALLAPMEYNNTYAVATTKEFATQHDLTSIGDLNKVEDNSTAGFTLEFKDRYDGYVGMQDIYQLDIANVKTMEPGIRQKALSNGEVDIIDAYATDSYMIELGLVTLDDPKNLFPPYQGAPLLRAETLEKYPELEKILNRLGGKITDDQMRKMNYRVDYNDISPEKVARQFLSEHNLLDK from the coding sequence ATGGATGCGTTTATCTCTGTTTTCGAAAAAAGACAAGATACATTAGTAGAAACCATTTGGGAACATTTGCAACTATCATTATTATCATTAATTATTGCAATAGTTATCGCTGTGCCATTAGGTTTAATACTTACGAGGTACCAACGTGTTGCAGAACCAATAATCGGCATGTCAGCTATTATGCAGACAATTCCCAGTTTGGCTGTATTAGCTCTTCTAATTCCGTTCTTTGGAATTGGTACTACACCGGCCATTATCGCATTAACTGCATATGGGTTATTGCCAATTTTGCGTAATACATATACAGGGATAATGGAAGTTGACCCTGCTTTAAAAGAAGCAGCAACGGGAATGGGAATGAATTCATTTAAACGATTGACCAAGGTCGAATTACCGATTGCAATGCCTGTTATTATGGCTGGAGTTCGTACCTCAATGGTGTTAATTGTCGGAACAACAACGATCGCAGCATTAATTGGTGCTGGTGGTTTGGGTGAATTGATTTTGCTGGGGCTTGATCGTGGTGCAGATATCAATTTGATTCTATTAGGTGCGATTCCTGCCGCACTACTGGCAATTATTCTGGATTTTATTTTACGTGGATTTGAGCGAGTATCTAAACGATCCGGATTCAAATCATTCATTGCAATGCTAATTATTGCGGTACTCGTTGTAGCTTCTCCATTAATATTTCATTCAGGGAAAAAGGCGGATTTGGTTATTGGAGCTAAATTAGGTGCAGAACCAGCCATTCTAATCAACATGTATAAGTTGTTAATTGAAGAAAATACAGATTTGAATGTTAAATTGGAACCCGGCTTAGGTAAAACAGCATTTGTGTTTGATGCCTTAAAAGAAGGCAGTATCGATATTTATCCAGAGTTCACAGGTACTGCGATTGTCACCCATTTGGAGCAGAAAGCAAATAGTAATGATCCGAACGAAGTCTATGAGCAGGCGAAACAAGGTATGAAAGAACAATATGATATGGCATTACTAGCGCCAATGGAATACAACAATACATATGCTGTAGCAACTACGAAAGAATTTGCAACGCAACATGATTTAACATCGATAGGTGATTTAAATAAGGTGGAAGACAATAGTACTGCAGGCTTTACACTAGAGTTTAAAGACAGGTATGATGGGTATGTAGGGATGCAAGATATATATCAATTAGATATTGCCAATGTAAAAACAATGGAACCGGGAATTCGCCAAAAGGCATTGTCTAATGGTGAAGTTGATATTATTGATGCTTATGCAACAGATAGCTATATGATAGAATTGGGTCTCGTAACATTGGATGATCCTAAAAATTTATTTCCACCATACCAAGGTGCACCACTTTTGCGTGCAGAAACATTAGAAAAATATCCGGAGCTTGAAAAGATATTAAATAGACTAGGTGGCAAAATAACAGATGATCAAATGCGGAAAATGAATTATCGTGTAGACTATAACGATATTTCACCAGAAAAGGTAGCAAGACAATTTTTGAGCGAACATAATTTGCTTGATAAATAG